From a single Arachis hypogaea cultivar Tifrunner chromosome 3, arahy.Tifrunner.gnm2.J5K5, whole genome shotgun sequence genomic region:
- the LOC112789112 gene encoding UPF0481 protein At3g47200 produces MEGGNPDDVLIKINAMLEEAQPLLTDECCIYRVPHEIRKFKTDAYTPKVVSIGPFHHGNPKLLKMEDQKRLYCRQFIERSETKNLKSFVSCVQELEPEVRRCYSDDIKISIEKHIRVILVDCCFILELLCRYHHRDAILLPPRLGNFMHYDLLLLENQVPFFVLEKLHNLAFPSTLNSRGQNNYPSLLWLTFHYIIPNYIISSDKVGLSLSNVSTIAHFTDLSRKLLLISSHLFQPSVSGCSRTAEVTHLYSASKLKEAGVNFEVNKNSQCLLDLQLSGHTLRIPFIRVDDNTEIVLRNLLAFEQCHCVNESYLTDYITVFDYLINTDKDVDLLIKKGIIDNWLSDSNAVAEMFNGLGVNIMQTDFNVKYSSIFQDLNAFCAHPWNRKVATLRRDYCNTPWKTVASIAGIFLLILTIIQTVFSILQVVH; encoded by the coding sequence ATGGAAGGTGGGAATCCTGATGATGTTTTAATCAAGATTAATGCAATGTTGGAGGAAGCACAACCTCTTCTTACTGATGAATGCTGCATCTATAGGGTGCCCCATGAAATCCGCAAGTTCAAAACAGATGCATACACTCCAAAGGTTGTTTCAATTGGTCCTTTTCACCATGGGAATCCAAAGTTGCTAAAGATGGAGGACCAGAAAAGATTATATTGCAGACAATTCATTGAAAGATCAGAGACAAAGAACTTGaaaagttttgtgagttgtgtGCAAGAGCTCGAGCCAGAGGTTCGTCGTTGTTACTCAGATGACATCAAAATTAGCATTGAAAAACATATCAGGGTGATATTGGTGGATTGCTGCTTCATATTAGAGCTTTTATGCAGGTACCACCATAGGGATGCCATTCTTCTGCCACCAAGGTTAGGGAATTTTATGCACTATGATTTGTTGTTGCTTGAGAATCAAGTCCCTTTCTTTGTTCTTGAGAAGCTTCACAATCTAGCTTTCCCTTCTACTTTAAATAGTAGAGGCCAGAACAACTATCCTTCATTATTATGGCTCACTTTTCATTATATCATTCCTAATTATATCATTTCTAGTGATAAGGTTGGGTTATCCTTATCCAATGTTAGTACAATAGCTCATTTCACAGATCTATCAAGAAAGCTTCTATTAATATCCTCTCACTTATTCCAACCATCAGTCTCTGGATGCTCAAGAACTGCAGAGGTAACACACCTTTATAGTGCATCTAAGTTGAAGGAAGCTGGAGTGAATTTTGAAGTAAACAAAAATAGTCAATGCTTACTAGACTTGCAACTTTCTGGTCATACTTTGAGAATCCCGTTCATTAGAGTCGACGACAATACTGAAATTGTTTTGAGAAATTTGTTAGCGTTCGAGCAATGCCACTGTGTTAATGAATCCTATCTCACTGACTATATTACTGTATTTGACTACCTAATCAACACAGACAAAGATGTAGATTTACTGATTAAGAAAGGAATAATTGATAACTGGTTAAGTGATAGCAATGCAGTGGCTGAAATGTTCAATGGTCTTGGAGTCAACATTATGCAGACAGATTTTAATGTGAAATATTCAAGCATTTTCCAAGATTTGAATGCTTTTTGTGCTCATCCTTGGAATAGGAAAGTAGCAACTTTGAGGCGCGACTACTGCAACACTCCATGGAAGACGGTAGCTTCCATTGCTGGAATTTTTCTACTTATTCTCACCATCATTCAGACAGTATTCTCCATCCTCCAAGTAGTACATTAG
- the LOC140182892 gene encoding auxin-induced protein X10A-like translates to MGFRIPGIRRASISTTQAASKGSEVPRGYLAVYIGDKMKRFIIPISYLNQPLFQELLSQAEEEFGYDHPIGGLRIPCLEDEFLKLTSLWKEL, encoded by the coding sequence ATGGGTTTCCGCATACCAGGTATTAGAAGGGCATCAATTAGTACAACTCAAGCAGCTTCAAAGGGGAGTGAAGTCCCAAGAGGCTATCTTGCAGTCTACATTGGAGATAAAATGAAGCGGTTCATAATTCCTATCTCATACTTGAACCAACCATTGTTTCAAGAATTACTAAGTCAGGCAGAAGAAGAATTTGGGTATGATCATCCAATTGGTGGTCTTAGAATTCCATGCCTTGAGGATGAGTTCCTAAAGCTCACCTCTCTCTGGAAGGAGTTGTAA
- the LOC112789119 gene encoding auxin-induced protein 15A, with amino-acid sequence MGFHLPAIRRTSSFSGRQAASKSVEVPKGYLAVYVGENQKRFVIPISYLNQPSFQDLLSQAEEEFGYDHPMGGLTIPCSEHVFQQITSRLN; translated from the coding sequence ATGGGTTTCCATTTACCTGCTATTCGAAGAACATCATCGTTCTCAGGTAGGCAAGCAGCTTCAAAATCTGTAGAAGTCCCAAAGGGGTATCTTGCAGTGTATGTCGGAGAAAACCAGAAGCGTTTTGTGATCCCCATTTCATATTTGAACCAACCTTCATTCCAAGACCTGTTGAGTCAAGCTGAGGAAGAGTTTGGATATGATCATCCCATGGGAGGTCTCACAATTCCTTGCAGTGAACATGTCTTTCAACAAATCACATCTCGCTTGAATTGA
- the LOC140182890 gene encoding auxin-induced protein 6B-like translates to MGFRLPGIRRASFSANQASSRSLEVPKGYLAVYVGEKQKRFVIPISYLNQPSFQDLLSQAQEEFGYDHPMGGLTIPCSEYVFQQITSQLE, encoded by the coding sequence ATGGGTTTCCGTTTACCTGGTATTCGAAGGGCGTCCTTCTCTGCTAACCAAGCATCTTCAAGATCCTTGGAAGTCCCAAAGGGGTATCTTGCAGTGTATGTTGGAGAGAAACAGAAGCGTTTTGTAATTCCTATATCATATCTGAACCAACCATCATTTCAAGACTTGTTGAGTCAAGCTCAGGAAGAGTTCGGATATGATCATCCCATGGGTGGTCTCACTATTCCTTGCAGCGAATATGTCTTCCAACAGATCACTTCTCAGCTTGAATAG
- the LOC140182889 gene encoding auxin-induced protein 15A-like, translated as MGFRLPGIRKATQAASKGGEIPKGYLAVYVGEKMKRFIVPISYLNQPSFQDLLSKAEEEFGYVHPMGGLTIPCTEDLFCSIISILA; from the coding sequence ATGGGATTTCGCTTACCTGGTATTAGAAAAGCTACACAAGCAGCTTCAAAGGGTGGAGAAATTCCAAAGGGGTATCTTGCAGTGTACGTAGGAGAAAAGATGAAGAGGTTTATAGTTCCAATATCATACTTGAACCAACCATCATTTCAAGACTTGCTGAGTAAAGCAGAAGAAGAATTTGGTTATGTTCATCCAATGGGTGGCCTCACAATTCCTTGCACAGAAGATTTGTTCTGCAGCATCATATCAATTCTGGCTTGA
- the LOC112789116 gene encoding auxin-induced protein X10A-like gives MGFRLPAIRRASFSASQSSSKSLEAPKGYLAVYVGEKQKRFLIPVSYLNQPSFQDLLSQAEEEFGYDHPMGGLTIPCSEDAFRQITSHLNSL, from the coding sequence ATGGGTTTCCGTTTACCTGCTATTCGAAGGGCTTCCTTCTCTGCTAGCCAATCATCTTCAAAATCCTTGGAAGCTCCAAAGGGGTATCTTGCAGTGTATGTTGGAGAGAAGCAGAAGCGTTTTCTGATCCCTGTATCATATTTGAACCAACCATCATTCCAAGACTTGTTGAGTCAAGCCGAGGAAGAGTTTGGATATGATCATCCCATGGGTGGTCTCACAATTCCTTGCAGTGAAGATGCTTTCCGACAAATCACTTCTCACTTGAATAGCCTATAA
- the LOC112789111 gene encoding alcohol dehydrogenase 1 — protein MSTSQGAITCKAAVCWGLGMTVKLEEIQVDPPKSGEVRVKMLCASICHTDVSGIQGSPYVNGFPLVPGHEGVGVVETVGDEVKNLKEGDMVIPTYIGECGHCRNCVSGKTNLCLTYPFRITGFMPDNTSRMSCRGKKLQHTWTCATWSEYTVVNANYLLKVDPGINLAHASFISCGFSTGYGAAWKEAQVESGSSVAVFGLGAVGLGAISGAKMLGATKIIGVDTNEMKREKGKAFGMTDFINPQDSDKPPSELVKELSDGFGVDYSFECTGVPSLISESLAATKMGTGKAISIGAPNEPIVPFNHTTILAGRTLKGSVFGGLKTMSDLSIVADKCQKEEFPLQELFTHEVPLTDISKAFDLLKEPNCVKVVIKI, from the exons ATGAGCACTTCACAGGGTGCTATTACATGCAAAG CTGCAGTGTGCTGGGGATTAGGAATGACAGTAAAGCTTGAAGAGATTCAAGTTGATCCGCCGAAATCAGGCGAAGTTCGAGTCAAGATGCTTTGTGCTAGCATCTGCCACACTGATGTTTCAGGCATTCAAGGATCTCCATATGTTAATGGTTTCCCTCTTGTACCTGGACATGAAGGAGTTGG TGTTGTAGAGACAGTTGGAGATGAAgtgaaaaatcttaaagaaggGGATATGGTGATTCCAACATATATAGGAGAGTGTGGACATTGCCGGAATTGTGTTTCTGGAAAGACCAACCTTTGCCTGACATATCCTTTCAGAATTACTGGCTTCATGCCAGATAACACTTCTAGAATGTCCTGCAGAGGCAAGAAGTTACAACACACTTGGACTTGCGCCACGTGGTCCGAGTACACGGTTGTCAATGCCAATTACCTTCTCAAGGTTGATCCAGGCATCAATCTAGCCCATGCTAGCTTCATCTCATGTGGGTTTTCAACTGGCTATGGAGCTGCATGGAAGGAAGCCCAAGTTGAAAGTGGATCAAGTGTTGCTGTTTTTGGTCTTGGTGCTGTAGGATTAGGG GCTATAAGCGGAGCGAAAATGCTGGGGGCTACTAAGATAATAGGGGTTGACACAAATGAGatgaagagagaaaaagggaaagcttTTGGAATGACTGATTTTATAAATCCTCAAGATTCTGATAAACCTCCATCAGAATTGGTGAAGGAACTGAGTGATGGATTTGGTGTGGATTATTCTTTTGAGTGCACTGGAGTTCCATCTTTGATTAGTGAATCCTTAGCAGCCACAAAGATG GGAACCGGTAAAGCAATATCTATTGGCGCGCCAAATGAACCTATTGTGCCTTTCAATCATACAACAATTCTGGCTGGCAGAACTCTGAAGGGTTCTGTTTTTGGAGGTCTAAAAACCATGTCAGACCTTTCAATTGTAGCTGATAAATGCCAAAAGGAG GAGTTCCCTCTTCAGGAGCTATTCACCCATGAGGTCCCATTGACAGATATAAGCAAAGCATTTGATCTACTCAAAGAGCCAAATTGTGTCAAAGTTGTCATCAAGATATGA
- the LOC112789110 gene encoding uncharacterized protein translates to MAPKTIKSSRKRKGKEPATSSYNAQRFRSKLHEKHFYENTYKKAVTPEVRFALQPDEYPEIQFQIQRRGWQFLCNPHTEVGQLMVQEFYGNIWVAYKDVDGINEKNYQSYVRGKVIDFSPRSIRQVLHLPPPDHISACYSERMHRNQQLEQVLEEICIPGSQWRIGAEGKPNQLKSTDLLPIARGWLDFIRRSIMPTSNRSECTVDRAVMIHCIMKGEVVEVEDIIPEQIYNIASNPLKKARLGFPHLIYRLCEAAKVKMDNDFPIPVERPITKKTMEHLREHHRVPKEDQAGEETQQDQPPLPQGHYFPPQEYWQQLISSIEQMRITQDSRWQQFNASMEQMRVTQDNRWEYLTSTLDQMRAVQDSQRQEIFQLRQDFGHLKGLYGP, encoded by the coding sequence atggcaccaaaaactatTAAGTCCTCAAGGAAGAGGAAAGGCAAAGAGCCAGCCACCAGTTCTTATAATGCACAGAGGTTCCGCTCCAAGCTTCATGAGAAACACTTTTATGAGAATACTTACAAGAAGGCTGTAACTCCGGAAGTGAGATTTGCGCTTCAACCAGATGAATATCCGGAAATTCAATTTCAGATTCAAAGGAGAGGATGGCAATTTCTGTGCAACCCGCACACTGAAGTTGGACAATTAATGGTCCAAGAATTTTATGGCAATATCTGGGTCGCTTACAAGGATGTTGACGGGATCAATGAAAAGAACTAccaaagctatgtgagaggaaaGGTCATTGATTTCAGTCCAAGAAGCATCCGACAGGTCCTCCATCTGCCACCTCCAGATCATATATCTGCTTGCTACAGTGAGAGGATGCATAGAAATCAGCAACTGGAACAAGTACTTGAAGAAATATGCATTCCGGGTTCTCAGTGGAGAATAGGTGCAGAGGGGAAGCCTAACCAACTAAAGAGCACTGATCTTCTCCCTAtagctaggggatggttagacTTCATTCGAAGGTCTATCATGCCAACTAGTAACCGGTCCGAATGCACTGTGGACCGGGCTGTCATGATTCACTGTATCATGAAAGGAGAAGTAGTGGAGGTAGAGGACATTATTCCAGAACAGATATATAACATTGCCTCCAATCCTCTTAAGAAGGCTAGGCTTGGTTTTCCACATCTGATTTACCGTCTGTGTGAAGCAGCAAAGGTAAAGATGGATAATGACTTCCCCATTCCTGTTGAGAGGCCAATTACTAAGAAGACCATGGAGCATCTTAGGGAACACCACAGGGTCCCTAAAGAAGATCAAGCTGGGGAGGAAACTCAACAGGATCAACCTCCATTACCTCAGGGGCATTACTTCCCACCTCAGGAGTACTGGCAGCAGCTTATTTCCTCTATTGAACAGATGAGAATCACACAGGATAGCCGTTGGCAGCAGTTCAATGCATCCATGGAGCAGATGAGGGTGACACAAGACAACCGCTGGGAGTATCTCACCTCCACCCTTGATCAGATGAGGGCTGTCCAGGACTCTCAGCGCCAGGAGATTTTCCAGCTGAGACAGGACTTTGGCCATCTGAAAGGACTATATGGACCATAG
- the LOC140182891 gene encoding auxin-induced protein 15A-like: protein MGFRLPGIRKATKEASKGEVPRGYLAVYVGEKMKRFIVPISYLNQPSFQDLLSKAEEEFGYVHPMGGLTFSCTEDMFLDMVSVLA from the coding sequence ATGGGATTTCGTTTACCTGGTATTAGAAAAGCTACAAAGGAAGCTTCAAAGGGTGAAGTCCCAAGGGGGTATCTTGCAGTGTATGTCGGAGAAAAGATGAAGAGGTTCATAGTTCCAATATCATATTTGAACCAACCATCATTTCAAGACTTGCTGAGTAAAGCAGAAGAAGAATTTGGTTATGTTCATCCAATGGGTGGCCTCACATTTTCTTGCACAGAAGACATGTTCTTAGACATGGTATCCGTTCTGGCTTGA